In Streptomyces sp. NBC_01426, one genomic interval encodes:
- a CDS encoding DUF3499 domain-containing protein encodes MSLVRRCSRTACGRPAVATLTYVYADSTAVLGPLATYAEPHCYDLCAEHSERLTAPRGWDVVRLTDGSAPSRPSGDDLEALANAVREAARPHDRAAQAGGSGPGAPTPGETRRGHLRVLRSPDS; translated from the coding sequence GTGAGCCTTGTACGTCGCTGTTCGCGCACCGCGTGCGGCCGCCCTGCCGTCGCCACACTGACGTACGTCTACGCCGACTCGACCGCAGTTCTCGGCCCGCTCGCCACCTACGCCGAACCCCACTGTTACGACCTGTGCGCCGAGCACTCCGAGCGCCTGACCGCCCCCCGGGGCTGGGACGTGGTGCGGCTGACCGACGGCTCGGCCCCCTCCCGCCCCAGCGGCGACGACCTCGAAGCCCTGGCCAACGCCGTGCGCGAGGCGGCCCGCCCGCACGACCGCGCGGCCCAGGCGGGCGGCTCCGGACCCGGCGCCCCCACCCCCGGCGAAACCCGGCGAGGACACCTGCGCGTCCTGCGTTCGCCCGATTCCTGA
- a CDS encoding metallopeptidase family protein, with translation MRGPVAPPQVPLAASRAELFGDLVRDSVERLERRWTQLAEVEFVVADVPGPPGGADGGWNDEAVPLGGLVEARDGRPARIVVFRRPVEIRAKGRDEKAMLVHEIVVEQVAELLGLSPEIVDPRYGQD, from the coding sequence ATGCGGGGGCCGGTGGCGCCACCTCAGGTACCGCTGGCGGCGAGCCGGGCGGAGCTGTTCGGTGATCTCGTACGGGATTCCGTGGAACGGTTGGAGCGGCGCTGGACGCAGCTCGCCGAGGTGGAGTTCGTGGTCGCGGACGTGCCGGGGCCGCCGGGCGGCGCGGACGGTGGTTGGAACGACGAGGCGGTGCCGCTCGGCGGGCTGGTGGAGGCCCGGGACGGGCGACCGGCCCGGATCGTGGTGTTCCGGCGGCCGGTGGAGATCCGGGCGAAGGGGCGCGACGAGAAGGCCATGCTGGTCCACGAGATCGTGGTGGAGCAGGTGGCGGAGCTGTTGGGGCTCTCGCCGGAGATCGTGGATCCCCGCTACGGGCAGGACTGA
- a CDS encoding phosphomannomutase/phosphoglucomutase — protein sequence MAADLSNIVKAYDVRGVVPDEWDESLAALFGAAFVEVTGATAIVVGHDMRPSSPGLSAAFARGAAARGVDVTLIGLCSTDQLYYASGTLDRPGAMFTASHNPARYNGIKLCRAGAAPVGQDTGLATIRELVEKWTDEGAPAVPADTVPGTVTEQDTLTGYADHLKGLVDLTAIRPLKVVVDAGNGMGGHTVPTVFEGLPLDLVPLYFELDGTFPNHEANPLDPKNLVDLQARVLAEGADLGLAFDGDADRCFVVDERGEGVSPSAITALVAARELARNGGTGVVIHNLITSWSVPEVVKEHGGTPVRTRVGHSFIKQEMATSGAIFGGEHSAHYYFKDFWNADTGMLAALHVLAALGGQPGTLSDLVSSYDRYVGSGEINSTVADQAGRTALVRKTYGSRDGATVDELDGLTVTTADWWFNLRPSNTEPLLRLNVEARDTATLEKIRDEVLALVRA from the coding sequence GTGGCCGCAGATCTTTCGAACATCGTCAAGGCGTACGACGTGCGCGGCGTCGTGCCCGACGAGTGGGACGAATCGCTGGCCGCACTCTTCGGCGCCGCGTTCGTCGAGGTCACCGGCGCCACCGCGATCGTGGTCGGCCACGACATGCGCCCCTCCTCGCCCGGCCTCTCCGCCGCGTTCGCCCGCGGCGCGGCCGCCCGCGGCGTGGACGTCACCCTGATCGGACTGTGCTCCACCGACCAGCTGTACTACGCCTCCGGCACGCTGGACCGGCCCGGCGCGATGTTCACCGCCTCCCACAACCCGGCCCGGTACAACGGCATCAAGCTCTGCCGCGCCGGCGCCGCCCCCGTGGGCCAGGACACCGGTCTCGCCACCATCCGCGAACTCGTCGAGAAGTGGACCGACGAGGGCGCCCCCGCCGTCCCTGCCGACACCGTCCCGGGCACCGTCACCGAACAGGACACCCTCACCGGGTACGCCGACCACCTCAAGGGCCTGGTCGACCTCACCGCCATCCGCCCCCTCAAGGTCGTCGTCGACGCCGGCAACGGCATGGGCGGACACACCGTCCCCACCGTCTTCGAAGGCCTCCCGCTGGACCTCGTCCCCCTGTACTTCGAACTCGACGGGACCTTCCCCAACCACGAGGCGAACCCCCTCGACCCGAAGAACCTCGTGGACCTCCAGGCCCGCGTGCTCGCCGAGGGCGCCGACCTCGGACTCGCCTTCGACGGCGACGCCGACCGCTGCTTCGTCGTCGACGAGCGCGGCGAGGGCGTCTCCCCCTCCGCCATCACCGCCCTGGTCGCCGCCCGCGAACTGGCCCGCAACGGCGGCACCGGCGTCGTGATCCACAACCTGATCACCTCCTGGTCCGTCCCCGAGGTCGTCAAGGAACACGGCGGCACCCCCGTCCGCACCCGCGTCGGACACTCCTTCATCAAGCAGGAGATGGCCACCTCCGGCGCCATCTTCGGCGGCGAGCACTCCGCGCACTACTACTTCAAGGACTTCTGGAACGCGGACACCGGCATGCTCGCCGCGCTCCACGTCCTCGCGGCCCTCGGCGGCCAGCCCGGCACCCTCTCCGACCTGGTCTCCTCCTACGACCGCTACGTCGGCTCCGGCGAGATCAACTCGACCGTCGCCGACCAGGCCGGCCGCACCGCCCTCGTCAGGAAGACCTACGGCTCCCGGGACGGCGCCACCGTCGACGAACTCGACGGCCTCACCGTGACCACCGCCGACTGGTGGTTCAATCTGCGCCCGTCCAACACCGAGCCGTTGCTGCGCCTGAACGTCGAGGCCCGCGACACCGCGACCCTCGAAAAGATCCGCGACGAGGTCCTCGCACTCGTCCGCGCGTAG
- a CDS encoding Trm112 family protein, which produces MPLEAGLLQILACPACHSPLDDKSADENTPELICTGQDCGLAYPVRDGIPVLLVDEARRPA; this is translated from the coding sequence ATGCCGCTCGAAGCCGGCCTCCTGCAGATCCTCGCCTGTCCCGCCTGCCACTCGCCCCTCGACGACAAGTCGGCCGACGAGAACACCCCCGAGCTGATCTGCACCGGCCAGGACTGCGGCCTCGCGTACCCGGTCCGTGACGGCATCCCGGTCCTCCTCGTGGACGAGGCCCGCCGCCCCGCCTGA